The sequence CAATCTCCGACAAGTATCAATCTTCATCGGGTTCGTTAGATCTTCAAATAAACCTGATGAAAGCTGGtattggccagccgaaatatcgTTAAAAAGTACATTTTTGCGTTGTTTTATCAGTTGAGCAATAGTTTACTTAATATTTTTAATCAATTTGGACTGATCACGATCTTCTCTGATCTAATGCTCCGCTAAACTAATCGTACACGGTTTTTGCAAAGGTTTAAAACCTGAACTTGATAATTAAATAACATAGTTAAACTTTCTATTGGAGTTGTCTTGTCTGAGATGCTCTTATAGACTTTTAAGAGCAAATCAGAATAAGTTCCTTGTTGAGAAACTGATGGAGTGCTGTATTTTGGGTTGCTGTTTGGTTCCGAGTTTGCTGGGTGTCTGAGATATCATAAGATTGGTAGTTATGAATAGATATCGGGGTTGTTATGTACGGTGGTTGCCTTCATCCCTGTTGCAATTTCTTGATTGAGGTCTGAACAAGATTAATATCTGCTCATAAAATAGAGGAAGCAATTAAAACAACATTAGTTGTGTACAAAAAGTATATTTGTATGATGTGACAATTTCTCTGCCAGGTGTATTTCACCTGTGAAATAATTCAGGATATGAACTGAGGAATAACAGTAACATGGAAATGACTGAATTGAAAGATTGTTCATGATGAGCCACTTCTAATGATTATGAAATTATAAACAAGTGCCGACAGAGACAATTTGCCAAACACTGTGTCTGAATTTGCCGTACCAAATACTTCAACATTACCTTGAATGTTGGCGCGGCAATAGTTTTGGTTGGATCAATAATTCTTGGATCTAGGTTTGTCTCTTCGTCATTTGGGAGTCGAATTAACTCAGGAATATaaaagcgacgtttcgaccgtgcttcggtcattatcaagtgaatggtgaaataaaatagtaaaaatatatatatatgtacgtaagaagtgtaaaaaaattttccatgaaatttgcaggtgtaaacggacaataaaaatgtacaaagtgaacaactagtaaaaagctaattaaaaaactgattaaaaaccttagcacgaattgagtcagattgtacattgagagtaggtctcagttcgtgaataaaaaacatctcatagacgaggcagtcaaatttgttcgtgcacttcattaaaacactaaagttctttgtaagatccttaggagccaaagaatgtttgtcgcgaaaatgcttgccaattgacgaagaagaatttttgtgttcttcaacacgttggtgtagatgacggcgtgtgaaaccaacataacctgcatcacacaggtcacattgaaatttataaacaaggcACTGTTGGTTCACAATCGGTGGCTTAGCTTCTCGCAATTTGAGGTCTCGTTCAATCTTCTGGCTAACAAATACAGATTGTACGGTCGTCGAATCTTGTGACTTAAATCTTTAAGTTGGGCGCGAACAATATCAGCTGATGCCTGATCTTTAAACGGTAGGACAACACGAATGGGGTCCAATCGATCGCTGACAGCAGGTGAAGAAACAGGTTGATCAGATGCTCTGGCGGCAACAAACCGTGAAATGGTAGAGTTAACAAGATTGTCGGGATATTTAAGTCGAGAAAACACTAATTTCAGTCGATCGCATTCTTCAGCAAAATAATGCCAATTGGATGAAAGTCGATATGCACGATCAAGCATAGTTTTTAATAATCCACGTTTGTATCGGTCATCCACATGGCTCTTGTAATGTAGAAGGAGAGTAATAGCATGCTTCCTATTTTGGGCACCCAGCTGCTCAATAAACACATGTACACGTGTTGAGACTAAGGTGTACGTTAAACCGACAAATACAGGCCTCCTTCTACATTACAAGAGCCATGTGGATGACCGATACAAACGTGGATTATTAAAAACTATGCTTGATCGTGCATATCGACTTTCATCCAATTGGCATTATTTTGCTGAAGAATGCGATCGACTGAAATTAGTGTTTTCTCGACTAAAATATCCCGACAATCTTGTTAACTCTACCATTTCACGGTTTGTTGCCGCCAGAGCATCTGATCAACCTGTTTCTTCACCTGCTGTCAGCGATCGATTGGACCCCATTCGTATTGTCCTACCGTTTAAAGATCAGGCATCAGCTGATATTGTTCGCGCCCAACTTAAAGATTTAAGTCACAAGATTCAGACGACCGTACAACCTATATTTGTTAGCCAGAAGATTGAACGAGACCTCAAATTGCGAGAAGCTAAGCCACCGATTGTGAACCAACAGTgccttgtttataaatttcaatgtgacctgtgtgatgcaggttatgttggtttcacacgccgtcatctacaccaacgtgttgaagaacacaaaaattcttcttcgtcaattggcaagcattttcgcgacaaacattctttggctcctaaggatcttacaaagaactttagtgttttaatgaagtgcacgaacaaatttgactgcctcatctatgagatgttttttattcacgaactgagacctactctcaatgtacaatctgactcaattcgtgctaaggtttttaattagttttttaattacctttttactagttgttctctttgtacatttttattgtccgtttacacctgcaaatttcatggaaaaattttttacacttcttacgtatatatatatatatatatatatatatatatatatatatatatatatatatatatatatatatatatatatatatttttactattttatttcaccattcacttgataatgaccgaagcacggtcgaaacgtcgtgttttaccgttattttttatcgttaaaagttttacgaaatcctTACTTATAATATAAAAGCGATATAAATAAATTTATAAAGTGTAAACCACAGGCCATTCATTTACGACATTTCATAAATGTGAAACAAACATTTCAATACTCGCAAATATATGGCCTCTATGTAAAACAAAAGTAAGACAGAACACCCGAATTTCCCCTTGAAGCATCCGCGAAATTCATTTGCCACCAAATTAAAACAGAATGCATGCCAACGACTAGCCTGTATGTTGTTTCCACTTCATCGCGTGCCTAACTGACAACAACAGTAGTTCTAAGAACAGCTCAAAGTCAGTTCAGTTTTTCTCAGGTATTCTCAGTTTTGCTCAAAGTAATTTTCAAAGTTGCTCCAAGGTTCTCAAGGATCACTCGGAGATGACGGGCTTGTTGATCGAGATCAGTGTGCCTGACCTTTTTTATAAATCCCCGCTCTCGCACAAAGTTTAATTGtaaaacaaattagaaaaaatatttcatgcCTTTTAATATCAACAACTTAATTAATACCTTTAATAACTTAATTAATACCTTTGGTTCCACAATCGGAATAGATTCCCTACGACCGCGACTAAAACCATAGTTTCGAAGGATGTGCAGGTACGTGTAGTCAAGAAACGATGATTCGTTGGCGACCAAGGTTACGCACAGGTATTTGACTAGCTTTACGTGCctaaataaaatacaagagaTTGTATGAACGGCTTGCGTTCAACGTAGAAGCTGAGAGACGTTCAACTTCTTCGTTTAACACAAGCTCTTCTTTAGGCCCTGTTGATATGGTCTCGGGTAGCCGAGGCAACCCTTCCCCCGAGTTACCCTGGGCGAGATATTTTTCcactcatttgtttaaaaaatcatatcaaccgtttacatgaggtgGGCGAGACAACTCGGGAGGGCGAGACAACTCGGAGAGGCGAGTTGTCTCGCCTCGGCAGGTAGGGTAACCCGGGTAGGCGAGACAACACTTTCGCATGTAAACGGTTTGGCTCGCCTACTCGGGACGAGACAGTAGGGACCCGTGCTTTCTTTACTGCAATGCGCTTTCGTTTTGCCCTGCAGACAAATTCATTGCGTTTCAATGTGACCTGAGCTGTCAACAATTCCTGCTGGGTAAGAGCAACGCTATAAAAATATCAACAGCCATCGACAACACTGCACTTAAACTAGAAATTAGAAACACTATATTTGTAGGTAGTCTTTTCCTATGGTCCACCATTTTGGTGAAAATTTAGCGCAGCTTAGCCCTCAGGAAGAACGGCAAAGATTTGGCGGCCGATGTATGTTACCCGCGTTCGCTTTCGAATGAAAACCTTTTTAGCGCCAAAATTGTCACAACAGCCAACGGGCACTATCGATTTAAAAAACCGGTCTTTTATTCAAACTGCAAATTACTGCTTAGTTAAGATGTATTGGTCCTTTTTCTGAATGTGAAAACGCAGTTATACTTAAAAAGGACgaactacaaagaaataagggcaaatgatgatgtttatttcgtctttaaatgtatgcataattaaGTAGGGTTAACTGCGTCTCGCTCACGCAATTCTCATGTAAACGCTTGGTAAAGTTGTCTCGGGGGGAGGGCTGTCTCGGgtaaccgagaccatataaacaggcccttacaatctcttgtattttatttacGCACGAAAAGCCAGTAAAATACTCAGGCGTAACCTACGTAAAATTCACGAGacttaaaggcttcaaagaTGGGACGGATGGTCGATTTCTTCAAACACacactggtttttttttttttttcatgcaaaatAGACTGATGTTCCAAGCTTAAACACATTTTAAGACTCCAATACTTCTTTTCAAGTCTTTCCAAGGATTTTTCTGACtcaacaataactttttcaGCAGCTATTTATTTGTGTTTGCAATAATCCCCTAGCCACCACCCTACGTAAAGTTACAGTCCTGTGTGTAAGTATATGCAAGCATGAATTTACATGCACTAAtgtcacaacaacaaaaagaaacgtCGGGCAATTTATATCTCATGCGCTTGGCTGCGTTTGGAATTACCGGTACTTTTAATCAGCAAATGAAATATAGCAAGTGTAAGGTGACGttcaaatgaaagcaaaaatcGCGACGTTTACAGCGCTCGGT is a genomic window of Acropora muricata isolate sample 2 chromosome 8, ASM3666990v1, whole genome shotgun sequence containing:
- the LOC136926053 gene encoding uncharacterized protein; amino-acid sequence: MLDRAYRLSSNWHYFAEECDRLKLVFSRLKYPDNLVNSTISRFVAARASDQPVSSPAVSDRLDPIRIVLPFKDQASADIVRAQLKDLSHKIQTTVQPIFVSQKIERDLKLREAKPPIVNQQCLVYKFQCDLCDAGYVGFTRRHLHQRVEEHKNSSSSIGKHFRDKHSLAPKDLTKNFSVLMKCTNKFDCLIYEMFFIHELRPTLNVQSDSIRAKVFN